Proteins from one Blastocatellia bacterium genomic window:
- a CDS encoding type II toxin-antitoxin system PemK/MazF family toxin, whose translation MPRRGEVWLVNFDPTIGAEIKKKRPAVVISSDAVGRLPIKLVAPVTDWKDYFASNVWHVRIDPDSRNGLSKVSAVDALQLRGMDRQRFIKKLGEVTPAILEEIVLAVAAVIEYS comes from the coding sequence ATGCCTAGACGCGGTGAGGTGTGGCTTGTCAACTTCGATCCGACAATTGGGGCTGAGATCAAGAAGAAGCGCCCTGCTGTTGTAATCAGTTCTGATGCGGTTGGCCGCTTGCCAATCAAGTTAGTTGCTCCGGTCACGGATTGGAAAGATTATTTTGCTTCCAACGTCTGGCACGTTCGCATCGATCCTGATTCACGAAATGGCTTATCGAAAGTGTCTGCTGTAGACGCGCTGCAACTTCGTGGGATGGATCGGCAAAGATTCATCAAGAAGCTAGGAGAAGTTACACCAGCTATCCTTGAAGAGATTGTGCTTGCTGTTGCAGCAGTTATTGAATATTCCTGA
- a CDS encoding retroviral-like aspartic protease family protein, giving the protein MPAYDASLFNPPAPLAKVTLRNPDNGNSLSDVPMLVDTGADVTLIPQSSATQLGLTIDPDSGYELMAFDGSTSVAQVVQLDLLFLRRVFRGRYLLTNQGYGILGRDILNHVRIVLDGPYLKWEEERHSEP; this is encoded by the coding sequence ATGCCAGCTTATGACGCGAGCTTATTCAACCCACCGGCACCGCTGGCAAAAGTCACGCTCCGCAATCCAGATAATGGCAATAGCCTATCCGATGTACCGATGTTGGTTGACACAGGTGCGGATGTCACCTTGATACCACAATCGTCGGCTACCCAGCTTGGCCTAACCATAGATCCAGATTCTGGATATGAACTGATGGCATTTGATGGCAGCACGAGCGTGGCGCAAGTTGTTCAACTTGATTTGCTATTCCTTAGACGAGTGTTCAGAGGGCGATATCTACTGACCAATCAGGGGTATGGGATTTTAGGGCGGGACATTCTCAATCATGTAAGGATTGTATTGGATGGCCCTTATTTGAAATGGGAAGAAGAAAGACACTCTGAGCCGTAA